In the Paenibacillus sp. FSL R7-0337 genome, TACGAGAATATCAATTCCGGCAAGCATTATCTCAATCTGAACTACCCGACCCACACGGAAAATGACCTGATGGATGCCATCAGGCTGGCCGACAGCGATAAAGCGAAGGAGCTGCTGCATAAGCTGTTCAAGTGTATTTTTGCGCTGGGACTGTCGCCGCAGGAATATCAGATTCCGCTGACCCGGCTGCTGAACAATACGCTCATTATGATGCAGGAATCGGGAATTACGCTGAATCAGATCTACCATGCGAGCGGTTCCCTGTTCGAGGAGCTAACCGATCTGCATATTGTGGCCGAGATTGAAGACTGGTTCTGGACCATCGTGATCCAGCCGGTTATCGTCATCTTCCACAGCAGGCAGAACGCCCAGTACCATAATATCTCCGAGAAGCTGATCGACATCGTCCAGCATGAGTATGATCAGGATCTGACGCTGGAGGAGTGTGCTTCGCGGCTGCACTATAACGCCAACTACATCAGCAGTGTGTTCCGCAAGGAGACGCAGTATTATTTCAGTGATTATCTGAGCATGTACCGGTTCAAAATGGCCAAAAAATGGCTGGAGGAGACCGATATGCCCGTGAAGGATATCGCCTCCCGCCTGAGATACAACAATTCACAGAATTTCATCCGTTCCTTCCGCAAGCAGGAGGGGATGACCCCCGGCCAGTACCGTGACAGCTTCCACACGAAGCTCAGAGCGGTCCCGGGCGATGAGTAGGCGCTGTGCCTTCAGGGGGGGCCTTGAGCCTCTGCAGCTTTCTGCGTCTGATAAACCATGTAAGAAGTAAGGCCAGAATAAGCAAGATGCCGCCTACAGTAATCGCAATATTTCTGATATCCGGTACATAGACTACCAGCTGAATAGGCTCGGAATCCGCAAGGGATACATGCCAGGTTAAGGTATTGCCGTCTTGCTCAGCCGCATTATTAGCCCCGTATAGATCATAGGGAATCGTTAATTTGAAATCGACGGAGAAGCTGCCCATCAGCAGGCGCACCAGGGACTTAGGGACATTCAAGCTGCCGATGCCGTCGATAATCTCATCGGAGTAGGCGTTCAGCTTAGGCTGGGCCACCACATCGTATTTGGTATACAGCCACCTGTCCGTCTGTCCCACCTTGGCCTCTACAATATCGAAGCCGCTGCTGCTGTTCTTCAATTCCTCCATGGAGGCGTAGGATTTCTGAAATTGGTATTCGGTGGATTTGCCGCTTGCTGTCTTCTTCAGCTCTATGCCTGCGGCCGCCAGCCGGGTGGTTAGAAGCTCTTCCGCTTTGCCGCTGACCAGCTTCTCTGCCCGGGCATCCAACATAAGGCTGAAGGCCAGATCCAGGGAGCCGTCCTTCTTCACGGTTACATGGGCCGTGCCTTGCGCGCAGCCTGTGAGCAGCAGGACAAGCATGAGCATAATCAGTATTGCCTTGATTCTAATCGCGTTCAACCTGCGTTTCTTCAACCTCTGTCCCTCCATCCGCTGACTGTTGCTACTAGCTTAACCGAACCTTGAAGAAGCGAATCTGCGCTTATGGAGTCAAGCTTATCACATGCCGGGGAGGTACAGAAAGCCCCCAGCCTGCGGATATCCGTAAGCTGGAGGCTTCCCTGCGCGTAATCTTGTTATTTTTTCAAATGATAAGGGACGGTAGTGATAATTACATTGCGCCGGTACAGCAGATGCGCGCGGATCAGCAGACTGGACTGGTTATGCAGAATATTATGCCAGCCCTTCTTCGGTATGAATTGAGGAACGATGACGGTCACCTGATAATTCGACTCGCTCGCCTTGCGCTGAACCGTATCAATGAACTTGCTCAATGGATGAATGATACTGCGGTAAGGCGAATACAGCGTCACCAGCCGCACCTCCGGATGGAATTTCTTCCATTTCTCTTCGAAAATAGCGTCATCCTCGCGCTCGAACGGGATGTGGACGGCAATAATCTGTTCTGCGCCCAGCGACTTGGCATACCGCAAGGAATTCTCTACCACATGGGTAATACCGGCCACCGGCAGAATGATGATATTCCCCTCAATCGCCAGTGGCGGCTCACCGCAGGTGGCTACCCGCAACTGATCGGCAACCGATTCATAATGCTTGTAGATGCGGTAGAAGAACAGGATAATTAGCGGCAGGAAGACCAGCACCGGCCAGACCTGCGTGAATTTGGTCAGGAAGAACATCATCGTAACAA is a window encoding:
- a CDS encoding DUF3153 domain-containing protein, which gives rise to MKKRRLNAIRIKAILIMLMLVLLLTGCAQGTAHVTVKKDGSLDLAFSLMLDARAEKLVSGKAEELLTTRLAAAGIELKKTASGKSTEYQFQKSYASMEELKNSSSGFDIVEAKVGQTDRWLYTKYDVVAQPKLNAYSDEIIDGIGSLNVPKSLVRLLMGSFSVDFKLTIPYDLYGANNAAEQDGNTLTWHVSLADSEPIQLVVYVPDIRNIAITVGGILLILALLLTWFIRRRKLQRLKAPPEGTAPTHRPGPL